The Heyndrickxia acidicola sequence CCCTCATCGCATCATCGTGTGAGTGAATGGAATCGTCATTCAATACCTGTCTCACTATTCCCGGCTCAGCGTATGGAACCAAATAAAAATTCACTCCTCCTAAGTGTATTGGAGAAAGATCCGAAGACAGTTTTCCCTGCATATAAAATTTGCTGTGTTTATACCATGAGGCTCCAAAGGAAAGCCGTTCAGCACTGTCATGGTTTCCTGAAATGGCCAGGATAGGTGTTCTTAGTTCAACATTTATTTTAAATAAGGTTTTATCCAAAAGTTCCACCGCTTCAGTAGGAGGTACCGACCGATCATATAAGTCTCCTGCTATTACGACAGCATCCGGTTTTTCCTGTTCCACTAGTTCAACGAATTGATGTAAGACTTCTCTTTGTTCTTCTGTCATATATACTCCGTGCACAAGCTTTCCCAGGTGCCAATCAGCTGTATGTATGAATTTCATAACTCCACCTCTATTTATTTTCTGGTTCTATTATTATATCAAATAAAACCTTTTGAATAAATTTGATAGAGTTCTTGTATACGTCCTGCTTGTTGATTTAAACTTGCACTCGCTTTTCCCGCAGGAGTCCCGCATCTTCCACTTCAATCAACTTTGAATTCAAATCTATTTCGGCTTTACGTAAGGTATTGATTGCGTTTTGACCATCCTGCTGGCTGATTTATCCTGCAGGTACTCTCTTCCCGAGAGGTTGCGGAGTCTCTCCGGAATAAATCTCAACATTGAACTTTAGTTGTGCTCTACATAAAGCACGTTATGAATTTTTCTTGTGGGCTTTATTCGTTTTTCGCTATAATAGGAGTAAAGGAAATGCACTGATTTTAGGGGTGAAGACATGTTAAGCGGCTGGTTTTTATGGTTTATCCTTATCTGGGTTATTATTCTCTTTTCCTTTTTCGCCATTGGTGGATTTTTTATGTTCAGAAAATTTTTAAAACGAATGCCCAAAGAAGACGGCAAGTCCATTATGGATTGGGAGGATTTTTACGTTGACGCATCCCTGAGGCTTTGGACACCTGCCCAAAAGGAATTTTTGGAGGAGTTGGTAAGCCCGGTTCCCGAATTATTCAGAGATGTGGCCCGCCATAAAATTGCGGGGAAAATTGGGGAAATTGCCCTTTCAGACATGGCCAGTCAAATTACTTTTGATCATGTTATCCGCGGTTATATCCAAGCCACTCCAAAGAGAGATCATAAATTTCTTAGAAAAAAATTAAATCAGATGGAGATTGATGTTAGACCGTATGAACATTTATTTTAATACCGCTGCAAGCGGTTTTTTTATTTATGCTGCAGGCAGGCAACATACGGAATAAGCCTTTGTACGTAAAGCAACAATCTATGCGAAACATCCTTTATTTATGCTTTCCCTGTACTTTCGTCTGTCTAAGCAATTTTTCCCCTTAGCCATAATCTCTCTAATCACCTTGTACTTTAACAAGATTTAGTAAAAAAACAGCGCCAATTTGGCGCTGTTTTACTGGATTTGAATGTTATGCTGATTCGAGAGCTTTCGATACTGCCAGTACATCGCAACACGCCAGGGCAGAATCATCCCGAATGCCAGCAGGAAAAACATTCCGCTTAAAGGCCCCACTTGTATGGAAGTGTTTGTACTTAAAACAAGCTTAAAGATAATGCGCAGTATCAGTAATCCAATTAAAATAAAAGGAAAAGCCTTTGACCGCTTTAAATAAATTTGTGAATCCCGCACTTCAAATCTCGATGTTTTGATTAACAAAATGGAGAAAAGCATTCCTACCACAATAGCTTCAAGCAATTCCGAAAGAGTTACCCGAAAGAAAGGGAACACGAACATAAGAAAGCCCGTACTCATAAATAAAGGAGGAAGCAGAAGTTTTTTTGGAGAAACTGGCCGATTAGAAGCCTTCATCCTAACAAAAATGACAAAGGTCCCCATTAAGATTGCTATCAAAGATGAAATAATAATTCCTGTCATTTTATCATCCCTTATCACCACTATTGTTATATGTAAATCGTATTTATTCCTTTTATTATAAAGGAATTTTAATAAAACGCAAACCAGTCAGGGGCTGCTTTTATTAGAAGCTCAATACTCTGTTAATGGATTCAAGAACACGTTTTTCGTCAAAAGGCTTTACTATAAAATCCTTTGCACCAGCCTCGATCGCGCTTACGACCATTCTTTGCTGGCCGATTGCAGAGCAGATAATGATTCTAGCCTCAGGTGATGCTGCCATAATTCCCTTTAATGCATCGATTCCTGTCATCTCTGGCATTGTAATGTCCATTGTTACAATATCAGGTTTTAACTCCCTGTATAATTCAATGGCTTTTCGGCCGTTCTCCGCTTCCCCTACAACTGTATGATTACCGTTTTCCAACATTTTGGTTAACGTCACTCTCATAAATTTAGCATCATCTACTACAAGTACTGTTGCCATCTCAATCTCCTCCCGTTACGTAATATGTTAAAATCCTTTGAAGTCGAACAAAACGCTTAGATAACTGGTGATATAGGCCATCCAATTGAAAAACAAGCATATCCCCATCAGAATCATCACATATCCGCCAATTTTCACCATGCCTGCACTATGATTCCGTATCCATTGCAATTTACCTATAAAAAACGAAAGAATAATAAATGGTACTGCGAATCCAAGTATGTATGCGGCCATATAAAGAATGGCAGATTGCGGATTCGTAAAACCCATATAGATGACAGCTCCTAATATAGGACCCGTACAAGGTGTCCATCCAGCCGCAAATGCCATTCCAACCAGGATGGATCCTATAAAACCCATAGGGCGGTTTTTAAAATGAAATCGATAATCTCTCATTAACATTTTCGGCTTAAAATATCCCACAACAAGAAGTCCAAATACTACGATAAAGATGGCTCCCAGCTGGCGAATAAGATCCTGATATTCTCTGAATAATCTTCCAACTACCGATGTACTAAATCCAAGAGCCATAAAAATAAGTGAGAATCCCAAAATAAAAAACAAGGTATGCAGCAGGCTGCGCTTTTGCAGCATGGCATTTTGGTTTTTAAGAGAATGAACAGACATACCCGTTATATACGAAACAAAAGCCGGATAAAGCGGAAGGCAGCATGGAGAAATAAAACTTAAAAAACCTGCCCCCAATGCCAAAAAGAAGTTTACATCGGTCATTCCCCACCACTCCTTGTCTTTATATCTCTATTTTACCAAATTGTAGACAAAATGATTAGTATAGAAATGATTTATTCAATTTATTTCTACTTGATCCTGTAGTGGTCTAAACGAGGGTTCTTCCTTAGGCCTCCCTTCAAGGATGTTTCTTTCATCCTATTAATTTATGTACATTAAATACATTTCTTGATTAAAAATTACTTAACCCCTCAAAATTTCCTTTTAATTAACGTATCTTTTGCATAGAGGTTTTATGTTCACTCCAAGAAGTTTTTGCTTTGAAAAGTGTAAAAGATTGGGTATACTTACAAGTACTCAAATATATTTATTTATCTTAAGACTCTGTTATTCCTGCCTGTATTTTCTCCAGGTGCCCGCTTCTAAGCATGTGCATTTTTTTAGGAATCTCACGTATCGCTCCAAATCATCATTAGGTTACGAGTTAACACTCTTTTGATACACCCCTTATTTTAAGACAAGATCAGTTTAATGAGATTAGAAGAATGGATGATCAGCCATGATGGAAAAGGAAAAGCTCTCAAATCAAATAGAAAATAAACGAGCTGAGTTAATTGAATTGGCGGCAGAAGAAGGATTAAAATCTGATTTAACCATTCAACTTAGCCAAGAGCTTGACCGATTGTTAAATCAATATAACCAAAAATATAGTAAATATCAGAAACCTGATTTTATTTCATTACAATAAGATTTTATCCTGCGCTCCCCTGTTTTTCCTAATAGTACGTATAACAACATACTGAATAATTTTTCAGAAAGGTATTATGGTAATTCTTTCGCCGAAAGAAGGGACTACTCCTTTAATTCTCTGTAACTCCTTTTTACATAAAACATTCCTTTTTAGTAATAAACAGAATAATAAGTGTATTATTTCATAAGCTTTCTTTTTCCACCAATCAACGATGCGATGGCCAAGAACCCTGTATCTTACTATTTTGAATAATTTGACCAGTATGGCCCACATCGTGAAGCATTATGACTAAAAGCTTTTCTTCCAGAGTATTTTGTTCAAGCTCTTCCACGGTTATTTTAATTAGCACATGTCTTGAACTGTGTTGAATCATTTCGCATGTTCAACGACGGCTATCCCATTTGTTGCCATTTAATTGTTAGGTAAGGCAAAAGGTTTCATTACCACCTTCCTCCTATGGTCCAAATAAATAGTATTTCACCAAAAAGTGAATAACTCCTTATTAAAGTAATTTGCCCTTTCGCCACATAAAAAAGGCTGCCAACAATGACAGCCGGATGTTTAGCTCTTACACATTTTATTTGCTTACTTTAATATTCTCCTTTAATTACAAAAAACGAGCCCCGAATTGTTCCAGCTAGTTTAGACTTCTGCCTAGCAAACTTAAACCTCCCTTCTAACTCCTTTGGTACCTCCATTCCCTCAGAAAGCTTAAAACCAACAGCCCGTTTCTTAGAGTCATCAACCGTATACATGACATTGACCACAAGACCATCCTCATAAATGACATAGGTAAATTTGATATTGTCCACTTGAAAACTCGACGTTTCTAAAGGTTTGGCCGCAAATTCAATATCACGTTCATCTTTCAAAACTTTGTTCATATAATTAAGGGTCTCCTGACTTTCACTAGCTGGTACAACCGTAAATTCATGCTTGTATTTGTTCATAAAGTAACGGGCTTCATTTGCACGTAAACCAGCAAGCGCTTCTGCTGCAGGTGAAGACTCTAAACCAACCGTAGACACATCTTTAAAATCAACGATATAGGACAATTCTAATCCCCCTTTTATCTCTTTATTTCCTAACAACAGGAATCCACATTTCACCAAATATTAAGCCGTCTCGCACACCCATCTCAACCGTTGCATTTGGCCCTCCAACATAGGCAATATTCTTTGCTTCGGGCAAGGCCTGACCAAAGGCAATACCAGTAAGC is a genomic window containing:
- a CDS encoding cytochrome c biogenesis CcdA family protein translates to MTDVNFFLALGAGFLSFISPCCLPLYPAFVSYITGMSVHSLKNQNAMLQKRSLLHTLFFILGFSLIFMALGFSTSVVGRLFREYQDLIRQLGAIFIVVFGLLVVGYFKPKMLMRDYRFHFKNRPMGFIGSILVGMAFAAGWTPCTGPILGAVIYMGFTNPQSAILYMAAYILGFAVPFIILSFFIGKLQWIRNHSAGMVKIGGYVMILMGICLFFNWMAYITSYLSVLFDFKGF
- a CDS encoding DUF2621 domain-containing protein; the protein is MLSGWFLWFILIWVIILFSFFAIGGFFMFRKFLKRMPKEDGKSIMDWEDFYVDASLRLWTPAQKEFLEELVSPVPELFRDVARHKIAGKIGEIALSDMASQITFDHVIRGYIQATPKRDHKFLRKKLNQMEIDVRPYEHLF
- a CDS encoding phage tail protein gives rise to the protein MSYIVDFKDVSTVGLESSPAAEALAGLRANEARYFMNKYKHEFTVVPASESQETLNYMNKVLKDERDIEFAAKPLETSSFQVDNIKFTYVIYEDGLVVNVMYTVDDSKKRAVGFKLSEGMEVPKELEGRFKFARQKSKLAGTIRGSFFVIKGEY
- a CDS encoding response regulator — protein: MATVLVVDDAKFMRVTLTKMLENGNHTVVGEAENGRKAIELYRELKPDIVTMDITMPEMTGIDALKGIMAASPEARIIICSAIGQQRMVVSAIEAGAKDFIVKPFDEKRVLESINRVLSF
- a CDS encoding CcdC family protein; the protein is MTGIIISSLIAILMGTFVIFVRMKASNRPVSPKKLLLPPLFMSTGFLMFVFPFFRVTLSELLEAIVVGMLFSILLIKTSRFEVRDSQIYLKRSKAFPFILIGLLILRIIFKLVLSTNTSIQVGPLSGMFFLLAFGMILPWRVAMYWQYRKLSNQHNIQIQ
- a CDS encoding Spo0E family sporulation regulatory protein-aspartic acid phosphatase, whose amino-acid sequence is MMEKEKLSNQIENKRAELIELAAEEGLKSDLTIQLSQELDRLLNQYNQKYSKYQKPDFISLQ